CATGAGGACTTGCGGAATGTACTAGAAAGGGCCAGCGCCAGGGAGACGGCCATGCGGGTGGCAGTTGGGGCTGTTTGTCGCCGGCTTTTGGAAGAGCTGAACATCATGATCTACAGCCAGGTAGTGGCCATCGGTCAGGTGAGGGCAGAATCGATGCCGGTCGACCACGAGAGCTTGCCGCAATTGATGGAGAAAATCGATGCTTCCCCCGTTCACTGTTATGATGAGGAAGCGGCAGCGGCCATGATGGCCGAGATAGACACGGCCCGTGTCCGGGGAGAGTCACTCGGAGGCTGTTTCGAGATAGGGGCGCTGAATATTCCGCCGGGCTTGGGCAGTTATACCCAGTGGGACCGGAGGTTGGACAGCCGCTTAGCAGGAGGACTAATGAGTATCCCGGCAGTTAAGGCGGTTGAGGTAGGAGATGGGGTGGCGGCTGCCGGGAGGTTTGGTTCCCAAGTTCACGATCAGATCTACTATGAAGCTGAAGGAGGTATTAGACGTTCTACCAATCGAGCAGGGGGCATTGAGGGCGGGGTAAGCAACGGGGAAACGGTTTGGGTCCGGTGTTATATGAAACCCATACCGACTCTGTACAATCCTTTGACTAGCGTCAACATACGTACCTGGCAGGAGGAACAAGCGCAGGTGGAGAGGTCCGATATCTGTGCGGTTCCGGCAGCTGCGGTTATCGGGGAGGCGGTAGCAGCATGGGTCATAGCTGGGGTTCTCTTGGAGAAGTTCGGCGGTGATACCATGCAAGAAATCAAGACCAGCTACAAGCGTTATCTTGAATACTTGAGAAGGGTTTGGAAATGGGAAAGAACATCGTTTTAATCGGGTTCATGGGAACCGGCAAGTCGACCATCGGGCAACGCCTAGCCCGCAAGCTGGGAATGATTTTCGTCGATACGGATCGCGAAATCGAAAAGATTACAGGTATGACAGTGGCCGAGATTTTCAGAAA
The sequence above is drawn from the Syntrophothermus lipocalidus DSM 12680 genome and encodes:
- the aroC gene encoding chorismate synthase; translation: MLRFLTAGESHGPALGGIIDGLPAGLEINEDYINRQLSRRQKGHGRGKRMAIETDTVKILSGVRHGKTLGSPVFLIVENRDYSNWQQIMSASGPGTGERQVFRPRPGHADLAGGMKYGHEDLRNVLERASARETAMRVAVGAVCRRLLEELNIMIYSQVVAIGQVRAESMPVDHESLPQLMEKIDASPVHCYDEEAAAAMMAEIDTARVRGESLGGCFEIGALNIPPGLGSYTQWDRRLDSRLAGGLMSIPAVKAVEVGDGVAAAGRFGSQVHDQIYYEAEGGIRRSTNRAGGIEGGVSNGETVWVRCYMKPIPTLYNPLTSVNIRTWQEEQAQVERSDICAVPAAAVIGEAVAAWVIAGVLLEKFGGDTMQEIKTSYKRYLEYLRRVWKWERTSF